A single genomic interval of Streptococcus oralis subsp. dentisani harbors:
- the recG gene encoding ATP-dependent DNA helicase RecG encodes MNLHQPLHVLPGVGPKSAEKYAKLGIENLQDLLLYFPFRYEDFKTKQVLDLEDGEKAVLSGQVVTPASVQYYGFKRNRLRFSLKQGEVVFAVNFFNQPYLADKIELGATLAVFGKWDRAKASLTGMKVLAQVEDDLQPVYRLAQGISQSGLVKVIKTAFDQGLDLLIEENLPQSLLDKYKLMSRCQAVRAMHFPKDLTEYKQALRRIKFEELFYFQMQLQTLKSENRVQGSGLVLNWSEDDLTRVKENLPFPLTQAQEKSLREILADMKSDHHMNRLLQGDVGSGKTVVAGLAMFAAVTAGYQAALMVPTEILAEQHFESLQSLFPDLKLALLTGSLKVAEKREVLETIAKGEADLIIGTHALIQDGVDYARLGLIIIDEQHRFGVGQRRILREKGDNPDVLMMTATPIPRTLAITAFGDMDVSIIDQMPAGRKPIVTRWIKHEQLPQVLTWLEGEIQKGSQAYVISPLIEESEALDLKNAIALSEELTAHFAGKAEVALLHGKMKSDEKDQIMQDFKERKTDILVSTTVIEVGVNVPNATVMIIMDADRFGLSQLHQLRGRVGRGDKQSYAVLVANPKTDSGKDRMRIMTETTNGFVLAEEDLKMRGSGEIFGTRQSGLPEFQVADIIEDFPILEEARKVASYISSIEGWKEDPEWRMIALHLEKREHLD; translated from the coding sequence ATGAATCTACATCAACCCTTGCATGTCTTGCCTGGTGTGGGGCCAAAGTCAGCAGAGAAATACGCCAAATTAGGAATTGAAAACTTGCAAGACCTCTTGCTCTACTTTCCTTTCCGTTATGAAGATTTCAAGACCAAGCAGGTCCTAGATCTGGAAGATGGCGAAAAGGCTGTTCTTTCTGGTCAGGTCGTGACTCCTGCCAGTGTCCAGTATTATGGTTTTAAGCGCAATCGTCTGCGCTTTAGCCTCAAGCAGGGAGAAGTCGTTTTTGCGGTGAATTTCTTTAACCAACCCTATCTAGCTGATAAGATAGAGTTGGGAGCAACCCTTGCCGTTTTTGGGAAATGGGATCGTGCCAAGGCTAGTCTGACTGGGATGAAGGTTCTAGCTCAGGTGGAAGATGACCTCCAGCCTGTCTATCGTCTGGCTCAGGGAATCAGTCAGTCAGGGCTGGTCAAGGTCATTAAGACAGCCTTTGATCAGGGGTTGGACCTCTTGATAGAGGAAAATCTTCCCCAGTCTTTGCTGGACAAATACAAACTCATGTCCCGTTGTCAGGCCGTTCGTGCTATGCATTTTCCTAAGGATTTGACAGAATACAAGCAGGCCCTTCGTCGCATCAAGTTTGAGGAACTCTTTTACTTTCAAATGCAGTTACAGACGCTCAAGTCTGAAAATAGAGTTCAGGGAAGCGGTCTAGTTCTGAATTGGTCGGAAGATGATTTGACTAGGGTCAAAGAAAATCTGCCTTTCCCCCTGACACAAGCTCAGGAAAAGAGTTTGCGGGAAATATTGGCCGACATGAAGTCTGACCACCACATGAATCGTCTCCTACAAGGGGATGTGGGGAGCGGAAAAACGGTGGTCGCTGGCTTGGCCATGTTTGCGGCGGTGACGGCTGGCTACCAGGCTGCTCTCATGGTACCGACAGAAATCCTAGCAGAGCAACACTTTGAGAGTTTGCAGAGTCTCTTTCCAGATTTGAAACTCGCCCTCTTGACAGGTTCCCTAAAAGTTGCAGAAAAAAGAGAAGTCTTGGAAACAATTGCCAAGGGTGAGGCTGATTTAATTATCGGAACTCACGCTCTGATTCAGGATGGGGTGGATTATGCTCGTCTTGGTTTGATTATCATCGATGAGCAGCACCGTTTTGGTGTGGGGCAAAGGCGTATTTTACGTGAAAAAGGAGACAATCCAGACGTCCTCATGATGACGGCGACGCCCATTCCACGAACCTTGGCCATCACAGCCTTTGGGGATATGGATGTTTCCATTATCGACCAGATGCCTGCGGGTCGAAAACCCATTGTGACACGTTGGATCAAGCATGAGCAACTACCTCAGGTGCTGACTTGGTTAGAGGGGGAAATTCAAAAAGGTTCTCAAGCCTACGTCATCTCTCCCTTGATTGAAGAATCTGAAGCTCTGGATCTGAAAAATGCCATTGCCTTATCTGAGGAGTTGACAGCTCATTTTGCAGGAAAGGCAGAGGTTGCTCTGCTACATGGTAAGATGAAGAGTGACGAAAAAGACCAGATCATGCAGGATTTTAAAGAGAGAAAAACGGATATTCTGGTTTCGACGACGGTTATCGAGGTTGGGGTCAATGTTCCTAATGCGACCGTCATGATTATCATGGATGCCGATCGGTTCGGTCTCAGCCAGCTTCACCAGCTCAGAGGTCGTGTCGGTCGGGGAGACAAGCAGTCCTATGCTGTTCTCGTTGCCAATCCCAAGACTGACTCTGGGAAGGACCGCATGCGCATCATGACAGAAACCACCAATGGATTTGTCCTTGCGGAGGAAGATTTGAAAATGCGTGGTTCGGGTGAGATTTTTGGAACCAGACAGTCAGGACTTCCAGAGTTTCAAGTGGCGGATATCATTGAAGATTTTCCAATTTTAGAAGAAGCCAGGAAGGTTGCCAGCTACATTAGTTCTATAGAAGGTTGGAAAGAGGATCCAGAATGGCGGATGATTGCTCTCCATCTAGAAAAAAGAGAACATCTGGATTAA
- a CDS encoding 3-deoxy-7-phosphoheptulonate synthase, protein MVFTAKSPKINIEEVRALSKLEGAALARKNRRDQELEAIIRGEDQRILLVIGPCSSDNEEAVLEYAKRLSNLQEEVKDRIFMVMRVYTAKPRTNGDGYKGLIHQPNATEAPSLINGIKAVRQLHYRVIIETGMTTADEMLYPENLPLVDDLISYMAVGARSVEDQQHRFVASGADFSTGFKNPTSGNLNVMFNGIYAAQNKQSFLFLGKEVETTGNPLSHAILRGALNEYGKNIPNYYYDNLMDTIAQYEKMGLENPFIIIDTNHDNSGKQYMDQIRIVRQTLINRDWNEKIKKYVRGFMIESYLEDGRQNEPEVFGKSITDPCLGWDNTEALVREIYQTLGE, encoded by the coding sequence ATGGTATTTACAGCTAAAAGTCCTAAAATTAACATTGAAGAAGTTCGCGCCTTGTCTAAATTAGAAGGAGCGGCTCTTGCGAGAAAAAACCGACGTGATCAGGAATTGGAAGCCATCATCCGTGGGGAAGACCAGCGTATTCTCTTGGTCATTGGACCATGTTCATCTGATAATGAAGAGGCAGTCCTCGAGTATGCCAAGCGCTTGTCTAACTTACAAGAAGAAGTCAAAGACCGTATTTTTATGGTCATGCGGGTCTATACGGCTAAACCTCGTACCAATGGAGATGGCTATAAGGGCTTGATTCATCAACCGAATGCGACAGAAGCTCCTAGCTTGATCAATGGGATCAAGGCTGTTCGTCAGCTACACTACCGTGTGATTATCGAGACGGGTATGACAACAGCGGATGAGATGCTTTATCCTGAAAATCTTCCGCTGGTGGATGATTTGATTTCTTATATGGCAGTTGGGGCTCGTTCAGTTGAGGACCAGCAACACCGTTTTGTAGCGAGTGGAGCAGATTTTTCAACAGGATTTAAAAATCCAACATCTGGAAATCTCAATGTTATGTTTAACGGGATTTATGCAGCGCAAAATAAACAGAGTTTCCTCTTCCTCGGTAAAGAGGTGGAAACAACTGGGAATCCTTTGTCCCACGCCATTCTTCGCGGTGCCTTGAATGAATACGGGAAAAATATTCCTAACTACTACTATGACAATTTGATGGATACCATTGCCCAGTATGAAAAGATGGGCTTGGAAAATCCTTTTATCATCATCGATACCAATCATGACAATTCAGGCAAGCAGTACATGGATCAAATCCGTATCGTACGCCAGACCTTGATCAACCGTGACTGGAATGAGAAAATCAAAAAATATGTTCGTGGTTTTATGATTGAGTCCTATCTGGAAGATGGACGTCAAAATGAACCTGAAGTTTTTGGCAAGTCTATCACGGACCCGTGTCTAGGATGGGACAATACGGAAGCACTTGTTCGCGAAATCTACCAAACGCTAGGAGAATAA
- a CDS encoding acetylxylan esterase has translation MKNPALLEEIKTYKGRDEVPEDFDAFWDEELKKVSTLPAYQLEERDFHIPRVKCFELTFEGTNEGKVYARVVLPKTEGKVPLIFHFHGYMGRGWDWADMLAYTVAGYGVVSMDVRGQSGYSQDGLRSPLGNTVKGHIIRGAVEGREHLFYKDVYLDIYQLVEIVASLPQVDEERLSSYGASQGGALALVAAALNPRIQQTVAIYPFLSDFRRVLEIGNTSEAYDELFRYFKFHDPFHETEEEIMATLAYIDVKNLAHRIKGEVKMITGLDDDVCYPITQFAIYNRLTCDKAYRIMPEYAHEAMNVFINDQVYNWLCGSEIPFSYVKK, from the coding sequence ATGAAAAATCCAGCTTTGTTAGAAGAAATTAAGACTTATAAAGGACGGGATGAGGTTCCAGAAGACTTTGATGCTTTCTGGGATGAGGAATTAAAAAAAGTTTCCACTCTTCCAGCCTACCAGTTGGAGGAAAGAGATTTCCACATTCCCCGAGTCAAGTGCTTTGAGCTCACTTTTGAGGGAACTAATGAAGGCAAGGTCTATGCACGCGTCGTCCTTCCAAAGACTGAGGGAAAAGTTCCCCTAATTTTCCATTTCCATGGCTATATGGGACGTGGCTGGGATTGGGCTGACATGCTGGCCTATACTGTGGCTGGTTACGGTGTTGTTTCCATGGATGTGCGGGGCCAGTCGGGCTATTCGCAAGACGGCTTGCGTTCTCCTCTTGGAAATACTGTGAAGGGGCATATCATCCGTGGTGCTGTGGAAGGTCGTGAGCATCTCTTTTATAAGGATGTTTATCTGGATATTTACCAGTTGGTTGAAATTGTTGCCAGTCTGCCTCAGGTAGATGAGGAAAGACTTTCTAGCTATGGTGCTTCACAAGGAGGAGCTTTAGCGTTGGTTGCAGCAGCGCTCAATCCTCGCATTCAGCAAACAGTTGCCATCTATCCCTTCTTGTCAGACTTTAGACGAGTGCTTGAGATTGGCAATACCAGTGAAGCCTATGATGAACTCTTCCGATATTTCAAGTTTCACGATCCCTTCCATGAAACAGAGGAGGAAATCATGGCGACTCTTGCCTATATCGATGTGAAAAATCTTGCCCATCGTATTAAAGGTGAGGTCAAGATGATTACGGGCTTGGATGACGATGTTTGCTATCCCATTACCCAGTTTGCAATTTACAACCGTCTGACCTGTGATAAGGCTTATCGAATCATGCCTGAGTATGCCCACGAAGCCATGAATGTCTTTATTAATGACCAAGTCTACAACTGGCTCTGTGGTAGTGAGATTCCTTTCTCCTATGTAAAAAAATAA
- a CDS encoding 3-deoxy-7-phosphoheptulonate synthase yields the protein MAFIEKGQEIDIEAIKAATQLSAEALRYKEARDRELAAIISGEDDRILLVMGPCSSDDEEAVLEYARRLADLQKKVADKIFIVMRVYTAKPRTNGDGYKGMIHQPNTSEAPSLINGLQAVRQLHYRVITETGLTTADEMLYPSNLVLVDDLVSYHAVGARSVEDQEHRFVASGIDAPVGMKNPTSGNLGVMFNAIYAAQNKQTFLYHGQEVETSGNPLAHVILRGAMNEYGKNEPNFYYETLLNAIDRYENMGLENPFIIIDTNHDNSGKQYMEQIRIVRQALLNRDWNEKIKKTVRGFMIESYLADGRQNQPEVFGCSITDPCLGWENTVALVEEIYTTLTK from the coding sequence ATGGCATTTATCGAAAAAGGTCAAGAAATAGATATTGAAGCAATCAAGGCTGCGACCCAGTTGTCAGCTGAAGCCTTGCGTTATAAGGAAGCGCGAGATCGAGAGTTGGCAGCCATCATCTCGGGTGAGGATGACCGAATCCTTTTGGTGATGGGACCTTGCTCTTCGGACGATGAAGAAGCAGTGCTTGAATATGCTCGTCGCTTAGCAGACTTGCAGAAAAAAGTTGCGGATAAAATCTTTATCGTGATGCGTGTCTATACGGCTAAACCTCGTACCAATGGAGATGGCTATAAAGGCATGATTCATCAACCAAATACCAGCGAAGCGCCTAGTCTCATCAATGGTTTGCAGGCTGTTCGTCAGCTCCACTACCGTGTGATTACCGAAACGGGCTTGACGACGGCTGATGAGATGCTCTATCCGTCAAATCTCGTTTTGGTCGATGATCTAGTCAGCTACCACGCTGTAGGAGCTCGTTCAGTAGAAGACCAGGAACACCGCTTTGTAGCCTCTGGGATTGATGCTCCAGTTGGGATGAAAAATCCGACATCTGGGAACCTTGGAGTTATGTTTAATGCTATCTATGCAGCTCAAAACAAGCAAACCTTCCTTTACCATGGTCAAGAAGTGGAAACTTCAGGAAATCCCTTGGCCCACGTTATCCTTCGTGGCGCCATGAACGAATATGGTAAAAATGAGCCCAATTTCTACTATGAAACCCTCTTAAATGCCATCGATCGTTATGAGAACATGGGGCTTGAAAATCCTTTTATCATCATCGATACCAATCATGACAATTCAGGTAAGCAGTATATGGAACAAATTCGCATTGTTCGTCAAGCCTTGCTGAATCGTGACTGGAATGAAAAGATTAAAAAGACGGTTCGAGGCTTTATGATCGAATCATACCTAGCAGATGGTCGCCAAAACCAACCAGAGGTCTTTGGTTGCTCTATTACTGACCCTTGTCTAGGTTGGGAAAATACAGTAGCCTTGGTAGAAGAAATTTATACTACCTTAACAAAATAA
- the alr gene encoding alanine racemase: MKASPHRPTKALIHLGAIRQNIQQMGAHIPEGTIKWAVVKANAYGHGAVAVAKAIQDDVDGFCVSNIDEAIELRQAGINKKILILGVSELEAVSLAKEYDITLTVAGLEWIQTLLSREADLAGLTVHLKIDSGMGRIGFRETSEADLAQDLLQQYGARVEGIFTHFATADEESDAYFNVQLERFKTILSSMKEVPELVHASNSATTLWHAETIFNAVRMGDAMYGLNPSGDVLDLPYDLTPALRLVSALVHVKTVPAGSCMGYGATYQADSEQVIATVPIGYADGWTRDMQNFSVLVDGQACPTVGRVSMDQITIRLPKVYPLGTKVTLIGSNGDQEITASQVATYRGTINYEVVCLLSDRIPREYY, from the coding sequence ATGAAAGCTAGTCCACATAGACCAACCAAGGCTCTGATTCATCTGGGAGCCATTCGACAAAATATTCAGCAAATGGGGGCTCATATCCCTGAAGGAACGATCAAGTGGGCAGTGGTCAAGGCCAATGCCTATGGACATGGGGCGGTAGCTGTTGCCAAGGCGATTCAAGATGATGTTGACGGCTTTTGCGTTTCCAATATCGATGAAGCTATTGAGTTGCGTCAAGCAGGTATAAACAAGAAAATCCTCATCTTAGGAGTTTCTGAACTAGAAGCTGTTTCCCTAGCTAAAGAATATGATATCACCTTGACAGTGGCAGGATTGGAGTGGATTCAAACACTCTTATCTAGGGAGGCAGACCTAGCAGGCTTAACTGTTCACCTCAAGATTGATTCAGGAATGGGACGGATTGGTTTTAGAGAGACCAGTGAAGCTGATCTGGCTCAAGACTTGCTCCAACAATACGGTGCTCGTGTTGAAGGGATTTTTACCCACTTTGCTACTGCAGATGAAGAATCAGATGCCTATTTTAATGTCCAGTTGGAACGATTTAAAACCATTCTGTCAAGCATGAAGGAAGTGCCAGAGCTAGTACATGCCAGCAATTCGGCAACGACCCTTTGGCATGCAGAGACTATTTTCAATGCAGTCCGTATGGGAGATGCTATGTATGGGCTGAATCCTAGCGGAGATGTCTTGGACTTGCCCTATGATTTGACACCAGCCTTGAGGTTGGTGTCTGCCCTGGTCCATGTCAAGACAGTTCCCGCTGGATCTTGCATGGGCTATGGGGCAACCTATCAGGCGGATAGTGAGCAAGTCATTGCGACGGTGCCAATCGGTTATGCGGATGGTTGGACACGAGACATGCAGAATTTCTCCGTCTTGGTAGATGGACAAGCGTGCCCAACCGTCGGTCGGGTTTCAATGGATCAAATCACTATTCGGTTGCCTAAGGTTTACCCTCTAGGAACAAAAGTAACTTTAATTGGCTCAAACGGTGACCAGGAAATCACAGCTAGTCAGGTAGCAACCTACCGTGGAACCATTAACTATGAGGTGGTTTGTCTCCTCAGTGATCGCATTCCGAGAGAATATTATTAA
- the acpS gene encoding holo-ACP synthase, with amino-acid sequence MIVGYGIDIEELASIEGAVTRHTGFAKRVLTTKEMERFTSLKGRRQIEYLAGRWSAKEAFSKALGTGIGKLTFQDLEVLNNERGAPYFSQSPFSGKIWLSISHTDQFVTASVILEENHES; translated from the coding sequence ATGATAGTTGGATATGGAATTGACATCGAAGAATTGGCTTCGATAGAAGGCGCAGTTACACGGCACACAGGATTTGCTAAGCGGGTGCTAACCACTAAGGAAATGGAGCGCTTTACCAGTCTCAAAGGGCGCAGACAAATCGAATATTTGGCAGGTCGCTGGTCAGCTAAGGAGGCCTTTTCCAAGGCTCTGGGAACTGGGATTGGCAAACTGACCTTTCAGGATTTGGAAGTTTTGAACAATGAACGAGGGGCTCCCTATTTTAGTCAGTCACCATTTTCAGGAAAGATTTGGCTGTCGATCAGTCATACAGACCAGTTTGTGACAGCCAGTGTCATTTTGGAGGAAAATCATGAAAGCTAG
- the secA gene encoding preprotein translocase subunit SecA — translation MANILKTIIENDKGELRRLEKMADKVLKYEDQMVALTDDQLKAKTDEFKERYNKGESLDSLLYEAFAVVREAAKRVLGLFPYKVQVMGGIVLHHGDVPEMRTGEGKTLTATMPVYLNALAGEGVHVVTVNEYLTERDATEMGELYSWLGLSVGINLAAKSPMEKKEAYLCDITYSTNSEIGFDYLRDNMVVRAENMVQRPLNYALVDEVDSILIDEARTPLIVSGANAVETSQLYHMADHFVKSLDKDDYIIDIQSKTIGLSDSGIDKAESYFKLENLYDIENVALTHFIDNALRANYIMILDIDYVVSEEQEILIVDQFTGRTMEGRRYSDGLHQAIEAKEGVPIQDETKTSASITYQNLFRMYKKLAGMTGTGKTEEEEFREIYNIRVIPIPTNRPIQRIDHSDLLYASLDAKFKAVVEDVKARYQKGQPVLVGTVAVETSDFLSKKLVEAGVPHEVLNAKNHYREAQIIMNAGQRGAITIATNMAGRGTDIKLGEGVRELGGLCVIGTERHESRRIDNQLRGRSGRQGDPGESQFYLSLEDDLMKRFGSERLKGIFERLNMSDEAIESRMLTRQVEAAQKRVEGNNYDTRKQVLQYDDVMREQREIIYAQRYDVITADRDLAPEIHAMIRRTIGRIVDAHARSKEDEKLEAILNFAKYNLLPEDSISRSDLAGLSDQAIKDELYQRALKVYDSQVAKLRDEDAVKEFQKVLILRVVDNKWTDHIDALDQLRNAVGLRGYAQNNPVVEYQAEGFRMFNDMIGSIEFDVTRLMMKAQIHEQERPQTEHNISTTATRNIAAQQTQLPKDVDLSQIGRNDQCPCGSGKKFKNCHGKRQ, via the coding sequence ATGGCTAATATTTTAAAAACGATTATCGAAAATGATAAAGGAGAACTTCGTCGTCTGGAAAAGATGGCAGACAAGGTTCTCAAATATGAAGATCAGATGGTAGCCTTGACGGATGACCAGCTAAAAGCAAAAACAGATGAATTTAAGGAACGTTACAATAAGGGTGAATCGCTGGATTCATTGCTCTATGAGGCTTTTGCGGTAGTACGTGAAGCTGCCAAGCGTGTTCTTGGACTTTTCCCATATAAAGTTCAGGTCATGGGTGGGATTGTCCTCCACCATGGAGATGTGCCAGAAATGCGTACAGGTGAAGGGAAAACCTTGACAGCGACGATGCCTGTATACCTCAATGCCCTTGCAGGTGAAGGGGTTCACGTAGTAACAGTCAACGAGTATCTAACGGAACGTGATGCGACTGAGATGGGTGAATTGTACTCATGGCTTGGTTTGTCAGTAGGGATTAATTTGGCTGCTAAGTCACCAATGGAGAAGAAAGAAGCCTATCTTTGCGATATCACCTACTCAACCAACTCAGAGATTGGTTTCGACTACCTTCGTGACAACATGGTTGTTCGGGCAGAAAACATGGTACAGCGTCCGCTCAACTATGCTTTGGTCGATGAGGTTGACTCGATCTTGATTGATGAAGCTCGTACTCCTTTGATCGTTTCAGGAGCCAATGCTGTGGAAACTAGTCAGCTGTATCATATGGCGGATCACTTTGTCAAATCTTTGGACAAAGATGACTATATCATCGACATTCAGTCTAAGACTATTGGTTTGTCTGATTCAGGGATTGATAAGGCTGAAAGCTACTTCAAACTGGAAAATCTCTACGATATTGAAAATGTGGCTCTTACTCACTTTATCGACAATGCCCTCCGTGCCAACTATATCATGATTCTTGATATTGACTATGTGGTTAGTGAAGAGCAAGAAATCCTGATCGTCGATCAATTTACAGGTCGTACCATGGAAGGTCGCCGTTACTCTGATGGCTTGCACCAGGCGATTGAAGCCAAGGAAGGTGTGCCAATCCAAGACGAAACTAAGACTTCAGCTTCTATCACCTACCAAAACCTCTTCCGTATGTATAAGAAATTGGCAGGTATGACAGGTACTGGTAAAACAGAAGAAGAAGAATTCCGCGAAATTTACAACATTCGTGTTATCCCAATCCCAACCAACCGTCCAATTCAACGTATCGACCACTCAGACCTTCTCTATGCTAGCCTTGATGCAAAATTCAAGGCCGTGGTTGAAGATGTGAAGGCACGTTATCAAAAGGGTCAGCCAGTCTTGGTAGGTACTGTTGCCGTTGAAACGAGTGATTTCCTTTCTAAGAAATTGGTCGAAGCAGGTGTTCCTCACGAAGTCTTGAATGCGAAAAACCACTACAGAGAAGCTCAAATCATCATGAATGCTGGTCAGCGTGGTGCGATTACCATCGCAACCAATATGGCCGGTCGTGGTACCGACATTAAGCTTGGTGAAGGGGTTCGTGAATTGGGTGGACTTTGCGTCATTGGTACAGAACGTCATGAGAGCCGCCGGATCGATAATCAGCTTCGTGGACGTTCAGGACGTCAAGGAGATCCAGGTGAGTCGCAATTCTACTTGTCTCTTGAAGATGATTTGATGAAACGTTTCGGTTCAGAGCGTTTGAAAGGTATTTTTGAACGACTCAACATGTCTGATGAAGCCATTGAATCCCGTATGTTAACGCGTCAAGTGGAAGCGGCTCAAAAACGTGTTGAGGGGAATAACTACGATACACGTAAACAGGTTCTTCAATACGACGACGTTATGCGTGAACAACGTGAGATTATCTATGCACAACGTTATGATGTCATTACTGCCGACCGTGACTTGGCACCTGAGATTCATGCTATGATCCGCCGTACCATTGGACGAATCGTAGATGCACATGCTCGTTCAAAAGAAGATGAAAAATTGGAAGCAATCTTGAACTTTGCTAAGTACAACCTACTTCCAGAAGATTCAATCAGCCGCTCAGATCTTGCAGGTCTGTCAGATCAAGCCATCAAAGATGAGCTGTATCAACGTGCATTGAAGGTTTATGATAGCCAAGTTGCTAAACTTCGTGATGAAGATGCAGTGAAAGAATTCCAAAAAGTCTTGATTTTACGTGTTGTAGACAACAAGTGGACAGACCATATTGATGCTCTTGATCAGTTGCGAAATGCTGTTGGTCTTCGTGGATATGCCCAAAACAACCCTGTTGTAGAATATCAAGCAGAAGGTTTCCGCATGTTTAACGACATGATCGGATCGATTGAGTTCGATGTGACTCGTTTGATGATGAAAGCACAAATCCACGAACAGGAACGTCCTCAAACTGAACACAATATCAGTACAACTGCGACTCGTAATATCGCAGCGCAGCAGACTCAGCTTCCAAAAGATGTGGACTTGAGCCAAATCGGACGAAACGACCAATGTCCATGTGGATCAGGTAAGAAATTCAAGAACTGTCATGGTAAGAGACAATAA